The window TCATTAATTGCGTGGCTCAACAGCAGCAAAGGCTTTCCCCCTATTCTTCACTTAAAATGCTGGCCATGGAACATCTCCACTTAAACAACAATTTCAAGCAGGGTATGCTTTATGCACTGGTGATTACATTGGTATTTACTGTGATCATTACCATTGCATATATCGTTGATATGCCCAAATAACTGAGCACCTGCTTGGTTGATACAGACGACTGTTTGTCAATTACTTGCAATCAGATAGGCATTGCAGGCAGGGTTGTATACACTTGTAAATTGTCTGGCCGACTAGAAAGTCGGTCTTTTTTTTTGCCGCTACCGTAATAATCTGGCAAGTTTTGTGACCTATAAAAAAAACTGGTGCTGCAGTTGTAACATTCTTTCCTAACACCCGTTAAGGATAATGTAACACTGGTTAACCTGCCAGACCGGCAACACCAATTAACTTTACACTGAATCTGCTGCAAAATGAAATACCTTTTTACCCTTTTGTGTGTGGTGCTCCTTAGTGGAACATCCTGTAAACATATCCGCTCAGCAAAAAAGCTGGGTGAAACCACCTGCCAGACAGCAAAAGTTTGTCTGGACAAGGCTAAAACCATTCAAGCCAAGGCTGCAATTCGTTTGCAAGCTGCACAGCTGGAAACAGGCGGTTCGGAAACCACTTTGGTGCCCGATGATGCCGTTCCAACCCGCTTAATGATCTGGTAAGTCTTTTTTCTCATGTGCATATAGCCGCGTCCGTTCCCGGAAGCGGCTTTTTTATGCCCCAACCCTACGGCTGCCGCTGCTTTTCGTTACTTTTGCCACCCTGTTAACTAAGCAGCAACCATGGAACTGAGCAAGAATTTTACCCCATCAGAAACGGATAGCAAGTGGTACGAACATTGGCTGAGCAAAGGCTATTTCAATAGTACACCCGACGAAAGAGAGGCATATACCATCGTGATTCCCCCACCCAATGTAACGGGAGTATTGCACATGGGCCATTGCCTGAATAATACCATACAGGATATTCTCACTCGCCGCGCCCGTATGAGTGGTAAAAATGCCTGCTGGGTGCCGGGTACCGACCATGCATCTATTGCCACCGAAGCTAAGGTGGTACAAATGCTGCGCGAAAAAGGCATTACCAAGTCATCTTTAAGCAGAGAAGAATTTCTGCAATATGCCTGGGAATGGAAGGAAAAATATGGCGGCATCATTCTGCAGCAGTTGCGTAAACTGGGCTGCAGTCTGGATTGGAACCGTACTTCCTTCACCATGGATCCGCATTACTACGAATCTGTGATCAAAGTGTTTGTGGATTTATATGAGAAGGGTTATATCTATCGCGGCAAGCGGATGATCAACTGGGATGTGAAGGCCAAGACCGCGTTGAGCGATGAAGAGGTGATTCGCAAAACCACCAATCAGCAACTCTACCATATTCGTTATGCGATTGCTGATGCGAATGGCAGTGCTACGAATGAATACATCACCATTGCTACAGTTCGTCCGGAAACCATCATGGGTGATACCGCTATCTGTGTGCATCCTAATGACGAACGCTATCTAGCGCTACATGGTAAATATGCGCTGGTGCCGCTGATCAACAGATTGATTCGCATTATACCCGATGAATATGTAGAAAAAGACTTTGGAACAGGTGCGTTGAAAGTAACACCTGCCCATGATATGAATGATTACCAGTTGGGACAAAAACACCAACTGGAAGTTGTGGATGTGTTGAATGATGATGGCACTTTGTCTGAAGCAGCTCAAATCTTTGTGGGTGAAGATCGTTTTGAAGCACGCAAGAAAATTGTTGCTGAATTACAAGCCAAAGGTCATCTAGTAAAAACAGAAGACTATACCAGCGAAGTTGGTTACAGTGAAAGAACAGATACGGTTGTAGAACCTCGCCTCAGCGAGCAGTGGTGGGTTGCCATGAAGAAGATCAGCGAGCCCGCACTGAAAGCAGTAATGGACGAACAGATCAAATTCTTCCCGCCTAAGTTCCGCAATCTCTACAACCACTGGATGGAGAATATCAAGGATTGGTGTATTAGTCGCCAGTTGTGGTGGGGACACCAAATTCCTGCTTGGTACAATCCTTCAGGACAGTTTGCTGTTGCTGCCAATAAAGCTGCAGCATTCAAAAAATTGCAGGTACAATATCCGGGCAATTATACCATTGAAGACATTCGTCAGGATGAAGATTGCCTGGATACTTGGTTCTCTTCCTGGCTATGGCCTTTTGAAGTATTCAAGGGTTTGAGTGATCCCGGTAATAAAGAAGTACAGTACTACTATCCTACAAATACATTGGTAACAGCGCCTGAAATCATTTTCTTCTGGGTAGCCAGAATGATTATGGCAGGTTTTGAATACCAAGGCCAGATTCCTTTCCGTGAAGTGTATTTCACCGGAATAGTTCGTGATAAACTGGGCAGAAAAATGAGTAAGAGTTTGGGGAACTCGCCAGACTTACTTGGCCTGATAGATCAATACGGTGCAGATGCAGTGCGTTTTGGTATCATGATTGCTTCACCTGCCGGTAATGATATCTTGTTTGATGAAGCTTCGCTGGAACAAGGCAGAAACTTCAATAACAAATTGTGGAATGCATTGAAGCTGGTGAAGATGTGGGAAGGCAGACAAGCCGATATTCCTGCAACCGAAAGCACATTTGCCTTGAATTGGTTTGGTAACCGTCTGAATGAAGTAAAACAAGCACTGGATCAAGCCTATACAGATTTCCGTTTGAGTGAGGCATTGAAAATGTTGTACTCCTTGGTATGGGATGATTTCTGTTCCTGGTATCTGGAATGGGTAAAGCCTGGCTTCGAGCAACCTATCAGCAAAGCAGTTTACGAGCAAACCATCACTTACTTCGATGAATTGTTGCAATTACTGCATCCATATATGCCTTTCATCACAGAAGAAATTCATCACCTGTTGAAGGACACGGATCAGGATTTGTGTGTATCGCAGTTTACCAAAGCCGGTGCAGTAGATACTATTATCATTGCAGAGGGCATTTTACTGAAGCAAGTGATTACGGCTATTCGCGAAGCAAGAGCCAAGAATCAGATCAAACCAAAAGATCCGATCAGCTTGCATATTCAGACAAGTGCACAAACACAATACGCAGCGATACAAAGTATTCTGGCTAAGCAAGTAAATGCTGAAACGATTCAGCTGACAGATGCTGCAGTAAACAATAGCATTGTAGTGGCAGTAGAAAAAGACAAGTTCTATATTGTTACTTCAGGACAAGCAGTAGATACAGAATCATTGAAAGCAGAATTGCTGAAAGACCTTGCCTACCAGAAAGGTTTCTTAGAGTCTGTGATGAAAAAGCTGGGTAACGAACGTTTTGTGCAGAATGCCAAGCCTGAAGTGATTGCCAATGAGGAGAAGAAGAAAGCAGATGCTTTGGCGCGTATTCAGACCATTGAAGAGAGCCTGGCCAATCTAGGCTAATCATATGAATCTACTCTTACTGGCGTTGGCACCAGGTATTGCCATCTCTGTGTTTATCTATGCCAGAGATCAATACAACCGTGAACCTTTTGGTCATTTGCTGGCCTCTTTTGGTTTGGGCGTACTGGCCATTATACCGCCATTGGGTATTCAACTGATTCTACATCCTATTACGCACAAATGGTTTTATCCGCTTAATACAACACTCTACTATTTCATTGATGCATTTCTCATTGTTGCCTTATCTGAAGAACTGAGTAAGTATTTTGTACTACAACGTTATGCTTTGCGCAAACGAGCATTTGATGAACCTTTCGATGGTATTGTGTACAGCGTAATCGTGAGTATGGGCTTTGCTACTGCTGAAAATATCGGCTATGTTTTGCAGCATGGTTTTGCCACGGGTATGATTCGTATGTTTATGAGTGTACCGGCTCATGCTTGCTTTGCGGTGATGATGGGTTACTATGTAGGCAAAGCCCGATTTGATAAACATAACAGGGATCTCTATATACGCATGGGCATTGTGCTGGCTGTAGTCTTTCACGGCCTTTTTGATTTTTTTCTGATGCTGGCGGCAGATCAACAGATTAGAAAAAACACTTCCTCCTTACTGCTTGTAGCAGGTGCAATTGTCTCCTATTTGATTGCATTCCGTTATTCCTTAAAAGCTATTCAACTGCATCGTAATATTTCTAAGATCAAACATGAAAACAGTTTCCGTACGCAAAGCTGATACCAACGATATCCCTACCATCCAAGCCATCGCGAATACGACTTGGCCTGTAGCTTATGGTGATATCTTGTCGCAAGAACAAATGAGCTATATGCTGGATATGATGTACAGCACAGAATCACTAGGTAAGCAAATGCAGCAAAATATTCAGTTCTTTATGGCTGAGCTGGATAATCAGTTGATTGGCTTTGCAGCAGTTGGTCGCGAGCCAATGGAAGGCATGTACAAACTGCACAAACTCTATGTATTACCCACTATACAGAAAAGTGGTGCAGGCAAAGCCTTACTGTCAGCTGTGACTGAATATGCCAAGAGTAATTCTGGCGAACAATTGGTTTTACAGGTTAACCGCAATAATGCAGCAGTAGCTTTCTATCAAAAATTAGGCTTTCAGATTCACTATGAGGCCGACTTTGATATTGGCAATGGCTATCAAATGAATGATTACGTAATGGGGAAGGCTATCTAACAAACTCACATGGAAATACCCATTATATATCAAGATGATCAGCTATTAGTGGTTAACAAACCAGCCGGATTAGTCGTACAAAATGATGGCAAACAAACTTCCGTACTGCAATTACTGAAGCATCCTTTTGAACCAGTGCATCGTTTGGATCAACGTGTGAGTGGTTTGCTTCTATTGGCAAAAACAGCAGAAGTACAAACTGCATTGAGTAAGGCTTTTCAAAACCGTGAAATACAAAAGCAGTATAAAGCTATTGTTGGTCAGCAACCAGCAGCGAAAGAAGCCATGCTGGAACATTGGCTGCGCAAAAAAGGCGAACAACAAAAAGCACAGGTATTCAAACAAGCTGTTGCACATGCCAAACAAGCTAAACTGCACTATCAGCTAATCCAATCTACCAATCGCTATCACTTATTGGATATTGAATTACATACCGGATTGTTTCACCAGATTCGAGCGCAATTAGCAGCTATCGGCTGTCCGATTGTAGGTGATTTGAAATATGGATTTCCCAGAAGCAGTCCCGACGACAGTATTTTTCTACAGGCCTACAAACTCGACTTCATACATCCACTTACAAAGGAACAAATGGCATTCGAGATACCCATTCCTGAAGTATGGAAGAAGTATGGGTTTAGCGATGAGTCAATGATAGAATGAGTGGATGATAGAATGAGTGGATGATAGAATGATAGAGTGATAGTATGATGATTAATCAGCGAGGTATTCTACACGTAAGGTAATAGATGCAGTCTTCTCCTTTGATGTAGTATTGAAAGATCCACCATAACTATATTCTTCATTATTGTTCTTACCGGTAATCTGAAACACACCCATACTCGCCTTTTTCAGGTTGCCCAAACCAATACCGGAGTTTTTGGCAATGGTTTCTGCACGCTGACGCGCATCTTGTGATGCTTTGGCCAGAAGATCAATCTTGAGTTCATTTAAACGCGTATAATAATAATCAGGCTTACGTGAGTTAAACTCTATGCCTCTTTGCAAAAGTTCTGTTACCTGTCGAGACACATTTTCTACCAACACAATATCTTTTGCATTAACTGTGACCTCACCACTTAGTGTATAGCCGGTAAAAAAAGTACCTGTTGCCCTGCCCTGTGCATCGTATCGTGTATCGAAACTTTTCTGTACATCCACAGAAGAGAATACAATATTGCTATCTGGTATGCCTTTGCTTTTGAGGTAATTCCTGATTTCTGCTTCATCAGATTTTAAGGATGCATAAGCCTGCTTCAAATCCATGCCATAACGATTGAAACTACCCTTCCACACAATCTGGTCGCTGGTAAAATCTTTCTCCGCCAAACCTGTTACCACAATGGTTTCTGTGCTGCGGAACTTGTATTTGTAAGCAAAAGCAAAAATGGTGCTGCTGATAATGATGGCCGCAGCGATCACGAGTTGGTTGCCGGAAAGTTTCATACAGGGTCGTTTACTTCATGAATGTAGGAAAAAACAATACACCACAAAATAGCCTTCAGGGCTTTAACGAAGATTTTAATAAGCGGTGCAACTAGTGCACCAAAACGTGGGTTTGCTTAATAACCCCCATCACAAATACCGATTGCACATGCCCGATATTCTCGCTCTGGCTGAGTTTATTTACGTGAAAATCATAATAAGCATCCATATTCTCAGCTACCACTTTCAGCATGAAATCAAATTCACCAGAAACATTGTAACATTCTATCACTTCATTCAACTCATGAATATGCTTGATAAACTTCGCTCCCGCTGTTCTGCTGTGTTGCTTGAGCGACACATATACAATCACCATCAAGCCCTTGCGCACTTTGTTGTGGTCAACCAAAGTGGCATACTGCGTAATCACCCCACTGGCTTCCATTCTTTTGATGCGCTCATGTACCGGCGTGGTACTCAGATGCACCTGATCTGCTATTTCCTTTACCGTCATGCGGGCATTCTGCTGCAATAAACGGAGGATAGCAAGGTCCTTCTCATCAAGTGGCGGCGTGCTGTTAGTGGAATCTACTTTTAAAGCGGTTTTTGCCATAGAAAACTGCGTATTTATTCTGATAAAATTAGCTTTTTATTGATTTTATCCTAATTAAATTCCAGATTACTATTCATTTATCCTGTAAATCTATCTTTGCCGGCATAAAACAAACAATATGTCTACCATCACAACTTCTATTGATTTCAGTCTGCCTTACAAAGTGGCCGACATGAGTCTGGCCGAATGGGGCCGCAAGGAAATTCGTCTGGCTGAAGCAGAAATGCCCGGTCTGATGGCTATCCGTAAAGAATATGGCGCTGCTCAGCCACTGAAAGGTGCGCGCATTGCAGGCTGTCTGCACATGACCATCCAAACTGCTGTACTGATCGAAACACTGGTTGCACTGGGTGCTGAAGTGAAGTGGAGCTCTTGTAATATCTTCTCTACGCAAGATCACGCTGCTGCTGCCATTGCTGCTGCAGGTATCGGAGTATTTGCCTGGAAAGGTCAAACAATCGAAGAAGCTGATTGGTGTATTGAGCAGACATTGTTCTTCGGCGGCGCTGATCGTCCTTTGAACATGATTCTGGATGATGGTGGTGACTTAACAAATATGGTATTGGATAAATATCCTGAGCTGGTTCAACACGTGAAGGGTATTTCTGAAGAAACAACTACTG is drawn from Chitinophagales bacterium and contains these coding sequences:
- a CDS encoding valine--tRNA ligase encodes the protein MELSKNFTPSETDSKWYEHWLSKGYFNSTPDEREAYTIVIPPPNVTGVLHMGHCLNNTIQDILTRRARMSGKNACWVPGTDHASIATEAKVVQMLREKGITKSSLSREEFLQYAWEWKEKYGGIILQQLRKLGCSLDWNRTSFTMDPHYYESVIKVFVDLYEKGYIYRGKRMINWDVKAKTALSDEEVIRKTTNQQLYHIRYAIADANGSATNEYITIATVRPETIMGDTAICVHPNDERYLALHGKYALVPLINRLIRIIPDEYVEKDFGTGALKVTPAHDMNDYQLGQKHQLEVVDVLNDDGTLSEAAQIFVGEDRFEARKKIVAELQAKGHLVKTEDYTSEVGYSERTDTVVEPRLSEQWWVAMKKISEPALKAVMDEQIKFFPPKFRNLYNHWMENIKDWCISRQLWWGHQIPAWYNPSGQFAVAANKAAAFKKLQVQYPGNYTIEDIRQDEDCLDTWFSSWLWPFEVFKGLSDPGNKEVQYYYPTNTLVTAPEIIFFWVARMIMAGFEYQGQIPFREVYFTGIVRDKLGRKMSKSLGNSPDLLGLIDQYGADAVRFGIMIASPAGNDILFDEASLEQGRNFNNKLWNALKLVKMWEGRQADIPATESTFALNWFGNRLNEVKQALDQAYTDFRLSEALKMLYSLVWDDFCSWYLEWVKPGFEQPISKAVYEQTITYFDELLQLLHPYMPFITEEIHHLLKDTDQDLCVSQFTKAGAVDTIIIAEGILLKQVITAIREARAKNQIKPKDPISLHIQTSAQTQYAAIQSILAKQVNAETIQLTDAAVNNSIVVAVEKDKFYIVTSGQAVDTESLKAELLKDLAYQKGFLESVMKKLGNERFVQNAKPEVIANEEKKKADALARIQTIEESLANLG
- a CDS encoding PrsW family intramembrane metalloprotease, with the translated sequence MNLLLLALAPGIAISVFIYARDQYNREPFGHLLASFGLGVLAIIPPLGIQLILHPITHKWFYPLNTTLYYFIDAFLIVALSEELSKYFVLQRYALRKRAFDEPFDGIVYSVIVSMGFATAENIGYVLQHGFATGMIRMFMSVPAHACFAVMMGYYVGKARFDKHNRDLYIRMGIVLAVVFHGLFDFFLMLAADQQIRKNTSSLLLVAGAIVSYLIAFRYSLKAIQLHRNISKIKHENSFRTQS
- a CDS encoding GNAT family N-acetyltransferase → MKTVSVRKADTNDIPTIQAIANTTWPVAYGDILSQEQMSYMLDMMYSTESLGKQMQQNIQFFMAELDNQLIGFAAVGREPMEGMYKLHKLYVLPTIQKSGAGKALLSAVTEYAKSNSGEQLVLQVNRNNAAVAFYQKLGFQIHYEADFDIGNGYQMNDYVMGKAI
- a CDS encoding RluA family pseudouridine synthase, with protein sequence MEIPIIYQDDQLLVVNKPAGLVVQNDGKQTSVLQLLKHPFEPVHRLDQRVSGLLLLAKTAEVQTALSKAFQNREIQKQYKAIVGQQPAAKEAMLEHWLRKKGEQQKAQVFKQAVAHAKQAKLHYQLIQSTNRYHLLDIELHTGLFHQIRAQLAAIGCPIVGDLKYGFPRSSPDDSIFLQAYKLDFIHPLTKEQMAFEIPIPEVWKKYGFSDESMIE
- a CDS encoding SIMPL domain-containing protein is translated as MKLSGNQLVIAAAIIISSTIFAFAYKYKFRSTETIVVTGLAEKDFTSDQIVWKGSFNRYGMDLKQAYASLKSDEAEIRNYLKSKGIPDSNIVFSSVDVQKSFDTRYDAQGRATGTFFTGYTLSGEVTVNAKDIVLVENVSRQVTELLQRGIEFNSRKPDYYYTRLNELKIDLLAKASQDARQRAETIAKNSGIGLGNLKKASMGVFQITGKNNNEEYSYGGSFNTTSKEKTASITLRVEYLAD
- a CDS encoding Lrp/AsnC family transcriptional regulator, with protein sequence MAKTALKVDSTNSTPPLDEKDLAILRLLQQNARMTVKEIADQVHLSTTPVHERIKRMEASGVITQYATLVDHNKVRKGLMVIVYVSLKQHSRTAGAKFIKHIHELNEVIECYNVSGEFDFMLKVVAENMDAYYDFHVNKLSQSENIGHVQSVFVMGVIKQTHVLVH